From a region of the Rouxiella sp. S1S-2 genome:
- a CDS encoding ATP-binding protein, translated as MNKKRQTNWLWRGVSRAYRALCGRQKQPQAKGPRSVELMNIIKSQHIDNIGHEIRTPMNSIVGALVLLKRSKLTTEQQGLVETASLSSDYLLSLINNILDYQQIEIGKLELVYERVPLLPMLDKVMMLIRLGAEEKGLRLTVRVANDIPEEVLISRIRFRQILINLLDNAIKFTPSGYVQLNVDTQGDRIVFCIEDSGVGIDDVEQQNIFQPFMQINKHSGGNGLGLTISSMLAQSMGGDIVVSSRLGQGSRFTLWLPQGDKPMAKRLLSGEIVAPVELHRQLQLWGLTPIEGMNHALASHALVYLPGRLWRTLDKLLQGNVYEEENTVPLMQSPWSLKVLIVDDVPANLDVLGQILRDLGHQVDTAHSGEEALYYGREGIYDMVLMDLRMPEMDGYATAQLWRLPESGMLDEETSIFVLTADALSGESEPMMGNGISGYLTKPLQMPKLMQAIETVVMSQLTRGVELMRNESLDKPMIDVQFDEKLQAEILQTFKTFAGRIEKSWLNHQQTPLLEALHAIKGCAGLCGYLALHDLCAEIEEEVKAGEWPVTSRIQPLIDSLREEGDNPTFR; from the coding sequence ATGAATAAAAAACGGCAAACAAATTGGCTGTGGCGCGGAGTAAGTCGTGCTTATCGGGCGCTGTGCGGTAGGCAAAAACAACCGCAGGCCAAGGGGCCGCGGAGCGTTGAGCTGATGAACATCATCAAGAGCCAGCACATCGATAATATTGGTCACGAAATACGCACACCGATGAACAGCATCGTCGGCGCACTGGTGCTTTTGAAGCGCTCGAAGCTTACGACTGAGCAGCAGGGGCTGGTCGAAACTGCGAGTCTCTCCTCCGACTATCTCCTCTCTCTGATCAATAACATCCTGGACTATCAACAAATCGAAATCGGCAAACTGGAGCTGGTCTATGAGCGAGTTCCACTGCTGCCGATGCTCGATAAAGTCATGATGTTGATTCGCCTAGGCGCCGAAGAAAAGGGATTGCGGCTGACCGTGAGGGTGGCAAATGATATCCCCGAAGAGGTGCTGATAAGCCGCATCCGCTTCAGGCAAATATTGATAAATTTGTTGGATAACGCCATTAAGTTTACGCCGTCAGGCTATGTGCAACTGAACGTCGATACTCAGGGCGATCGGATTGTTTTCTGTATTGAGGACAGCGGCGTAGGTATTGATGACGTTGAGCAGCAGAATATTTTTCAGCCCTTCATGCAGATTAATAAACACAGCGGGGGCAACGGGCTTGGGCTGACTATTTCCTCGATGCTGGCGCAGTCGATGGGCGGCGATATCGTGGTGTCAAGCCGTTTAGGACAAGGCTCGCGCTTCACCCTTTGGCTGCCGCAGGGGGATAAACCTATGGCTAAGAGACTGTTATCCGGTGAGATAGTCGCGCCGGTGGAGCTCCACCGGCAGCTACAGCTTTGGGGACTGACGCCGATTGAGGGCATGAATCATGCGCTAGCGTCACACGCGCTGGTTTATCTCCCCGGACGGCTGTGGCGTACGCTTGACAAACTGCTGCAGGGAAATGTCTATGAAGAAGAGAATACGGTGCCTCTCATGCAAAGTCCGTGGTCGCTAAAAGTGCTCATTGTGGATGATGTGCCTGCCAATCTCGACGTGTTGGGTCAAATTCTGCGCGACCTCGGGCATCAGGTCGATACCGCACACTCCGGTGAAGAGGCGCTGTATTATGGGCGAGAGGGGATTTACGATATGGTCTTGATGGATTTACGCATGCCGGAAATGGACGGCTACGCTACCGCGCAGCTGTGGCGCTTGCCTGAGTCTGGCATGCTGGACGAAGAAACGTCGATATTTGTCCTGACTGCCGATGCGCTGTCCGGTGAAAGCGAGCCGATGATGGGCAATGGAATTAGCGGTTATCTGACCAAACCTTTGCAGATGCCTAAGCTGATGCAGGCCATTGAGACGGTGGTGATGTCCCAGCTGACGCGTGGCGTCGAGCTAATGCGCAATGAATCGCTGGACAAGCCGATGATTGATGTACAGTTTGATGAAAAATTGCAGGCTGAAATTTTGCAGACCTTCAAGACCTTCGCAGGCCGCATTGAAAAAAGTTGGTTGAATCATCAACAGACACCGCTGCTGGAGGCGTTACATGCCATTAAGGGCTGTGCGGGGTTGTGCGGCTATCTTGCGCTACACGACCTCTGTGCTGAGATTGAGGAGGAGGTTAAAGCAGGAGAGTGGCCGGTGACTTCACGTATTCAGCCACTGATTGATTCGCTAAGGGAAGAGGGGGACAACCCGACTTTTCGCTAA
- a CDS encoding type III secretion chaperone SycN, with product MGLQTERRLEQFLQLADLPSTQVSARMEFSMPPFQLYVECLEEHILLTLSRDIEPAYQSIVFIKSLSVCHPARTQGTPIRTWQLKGKQMFSCSPGKYSEVNHWLACLQTMRRLLEMINGGHR from the coding sequence ATGGGATTACAAACCGAACGGCGGCTGGAACAGTTTCTGCAGTTGGCAGACCTGCCTTCGACACAGGTTTCAGCGCGGATGGAATTTTCCATGCCGCCGTTTCAGCTGTACGTCGAATGCCTTGAGGAGCACATTTTATTGACCCTGAGTCGAGACATTGAGCCTGCCTATCAAAGCATCGTATTCATCAAATCATTGAGCGTCTGTCATCCGGCCCGCACACAAGGCACGCCCATTCGTACCTGGCAATTGAAAGGAAAACAGATGTTTAGCTGTTCACCGGGTAAATACAGTGAAGTGAATCATTGGCTGGCCTGCCTGCAAACCATGCGGCGTCTTCTCGAAATGATTAACGGAGGTCACCGATGA
- a CDS encoding EscV/YscV/HrcV family type III secretion system export apparatus protein → MKMIQKWLIIIASRQDIMLAAMLLLAVFMMIIPLPTWLVDFMIAINLTISVILLMMALYIRNPLEFATFPSVLLITTLYRLALTISTTRLILLQADAGQIVYTFGQFAVGGNLGVGLIVFMIITIVQFIVITKGSERVAEVGARFSLDAMPGKQMSIDGDMRAGTIDAEEARRLRGLVQKESQLYGAMDGAMKFVKGDSIAGIIIILVNIFGGTAIGILSHGMSASEAMSTYAILSIGDGLVSQIPALLISITAGIIVTRVSGEEKLNLAGDLAHQIGSQSQALTVSCAVLLVFAMIPGFPAIYFIGLAAGLFGCTILVKRRKKNGANGASGQGADASGENGAAGGAAMTPGATPLMIRLSPDLMRSGKFATKVEAYRHNKFEKLGVPLPDIQLFQDTTLSAGSMQIMLYQEAVMVVDVPDGLLLADIASQTLPQAEKNVRLPFSLQNLQWISPVHQEALSVLGVTLHKNEDRLIHCLSILVDRYAGEFIGVQETRFLMDAMEGRYSDLIKEVQRQLPIGRIADVLQRLVTEGVSIRDLRSIFEALIEWAPREKDPIMLVEYVRIGLRRHLVTRFKAGNPWINCWMIGDVIEGMIREAIRQTSSGSYSALDSELNQAIIDRIRDQTNEHERSTHVLMTAIDVRRFLRKVIEREFYNLQVLSFQEIGDETELHVAGNIDLIGEE, encoded by the coding sequence ATGAAAATGATCCAAAAATGGCTGATTATTATTGCCTCGCGTCAGGACATTATGCTGGCAGCGATGTTGCTGCTTGCCGTATTCATGATGATTATCCCACTGCCAACCTGGCTGGTGGATTTCATGATTGCTATCAACCTGACTATATCCGTGATTCTACTGATGATGGCACTGTACATCAGAAACCCGCTGGAATTTGCAACATTTCCCTCAGTTTTGCTGATTACCACCCTGTACAGACTGGCTCTGACCATCAGTACCACCCGTTTGATCCTGCTACAGGCGGACGCCGGGCAGATTGTTTACACCTTTGGTCAGTTTGCGGTCGGCGGCAATCTGGGCGTCGGACTTATCGTGTTCATGATCATCACTATCGTTCAGTTTATCGTTATCACTAAAGGTTCAGAACGTGTGGCCGAAGTGGGTGCGCGCTTCTCGCTCGATGCGATGCCCGGTAAACAGATGAGTATAGATGGTGACATGCGCGCCGGTACCATTGATGCCGAGGAAGCCCGCCGCCTGCGTGGTCTGGTACAGAAAGAGAGTCAACTGTACGGGGCGATGGACGGCGCGATGAAGTTCGTTAAAGGTGATTCAATCGCCGGTATTATCATCATTTTGGTGAATATATTCGGCGGTACGGCCATCGGGATTCTGTCGCACGGCATGAGCGCCAGCGAGGCGATGTCAACCTACGCGATTCTGTCGATCGGTGACGGTCTGGTTAGCCAGATCCCTGCCCTGCTTATCTCCATCACCGCCGGGATTATCGTTACTCGCGTTTCCGGCGAGGAAAAACTCAATTTGGCCGGTGACCTGGCCCATCAGATTGGCTCGCAGTCTCAGGCGCTGACGGTTTCGTGCGCAGTTCTGCTGGTATTTGCGATGATCCCCGGCTTCCCGGCTATTTACTTCATAGGGTTGGCCGCCGGGCTGTTTGGTTGCACTATCTTGGTTAAAAGACGCAAAAAGAATGGGGCCAATGGCGCGAGCGGTCAGGGTGCTGACGCAAGTGGCGAAAACGGCGCTGCCGGGGGTGCCGCCATGACGCCGGGCGCGACGCCGTTAATGATCCGTTTATCGCCCGACCTGATGCGTTCCGGCAAATTTGCGACCAAAGTCGAGGCTTACCGCCATAACAAATTTGAAAAACTCGGCGTTCCTCTTCCCGATATTCAACTCTTCCAGGACACCACGCTGAGCGCTGGCAGCATGCAGATCATGCTGTATCAGGAAGCGGTAATGGTGGTCGATGTTCCCGATGGCCTGCTGCTGGCCGACATAGCCTCACAGACCCTGCCTCAGGCGGAAAAAAACGTGCGTCTGCCGTTCAGCCTGCAAAATTTGCAGTGGATTTCTCCGGTTCATCAGGAAGCGCTTTCGGTGCTCGGCGTTACGCTGCATAAGAATGAAGACCGCCTGATCCACTGCCTGTCGATTCTGGTTGACCGTTACGCCGGGGAATTTATCGGCGTACAGGAAACCCGTTTCCTGATGGACGCAATGGAAGGAAGATACTCTGATCTTATTAAAGAGGTACAGCGACAACTGCCAATAGGCCGTATCGCCGATGTTCTCCAGCGTCTGGTGACGGAGGGCGTCTCTATTCGCGACTTGCGCAGCATATTCGAGGCATTAATCGAATGGGCACCGCGGGAAAAAGACCCCATCATGCTTGTCGAATATGTCCGTATCGGCCTGAGACGTCATCTTGTGACGCGATTTAAAGCCGGTAATCCGTGGATTAACTGCTGGATGATTGGCGACGTTATCGAAGGCATGATCCGTGAAGCAATTCGGCAGACTTCATCTGGCTCCTATTCGGCACTCGATTCCGAGCTTAATCAGGCCATTATCGACCGCATCCGCGACCAAACTAATGAACACGAGCGCAGTACCCACGTGCTGATGACCGCCATCGACGTGCGACGCTTCCTGCGTAAAGTGATCGAACGTGAGTTTTATAACCTTCAGGTTCTCTCCTTCCAGGAAATTGGCGATGAAACCGAACTGCACGTCGCCGGCAACATTGACCTTATAGGAGAAGAATAA
- a CDS encoding EscN/YscN/HrcN family type III secretion system ATPase, which translates to MRLPDGENILAQLTDRLTLPVAAPNAGSLLAGKIVEIGPTLLKASLPGVSLAEICRLEPSGIKAEVVAINGNYAMLSPFAEPLGVTNGSMVVPTGSVHQIALGDFLLGRVLDGMGQPLDGHPLPEGGELRSLEGAAPNPLTRQLIDTPLPLGVRAIDGILTCGMGQRIGIFAAAGGGKSTLLGMICDGSQADVIVLALIGERGREVREFLEHTLTEEARARCIMVVSTSDRPALERLKAAYTATAIAEYFRDRGGNVLLMMDSLTRFARASREIGLAAGEPSAAGGYPPSFFARLPRLLERAGPAEFGSITAIYTVLVEGDNLNEPVSDEVRSILDGHIVLSRKLAQANHYPAIDIAASVSRIMGQVTEKDHRDNAGKLRRLMSAWQEIELLVRVGEYQEGQDEQADEAMQRKDAIREFLCQSVTEKNRYEDTLELLCQTLN; encoded by the coding sequence ATGCGCCTCCCCGACGGCGAAAATATCCTTGCACAGCTTACCGACCGGCTAACACTGCCCGTTGCCGCTCCAAATGCCGGGAGCCTGCTTGCGGGTAAGATTGTTGAAATTGGTCCGACGCTGCTTAAAGCCTCACTCCCCGGTGTCAGCCTGGCTGAAATTTGCCGTCTTGAACCTTCGGGTATTAAAGCCGAAGTAGTGGCAATTAACGGCAATTACGCCATGCTCTCTCCGTTTGCCGAACCGCTGGGCGTGACGAATGGCAGCATGGTGGTGCCGACCGGCAGCGTTCACCAGATTGCCCTAGGCGACTTTCTTCTTGGCCGCGTTCTTGACGGTATGGGCCAGCCACTTGACGGCCATCCCCTGCCAGAAGGCGGTGAATTGCGATCCCTGGAAGGCGCAGCTCCCAATCCCTTAACCCGCCAGCTTATTGATACCCCGTTACCGCTGGGGGTGCGCGCCATTGACGGTATTCTCACCTGTGGCATGGGCCAGCGTATCGGCATTTTCGCCGCAGCAGGCGGCGGGAAAAGTACCCTTTTAGGCATGATCTGCGACGGCAGCCAGGCAGACGTTATTGTGCTGGCGCTTATCGGTGAACGTGGCCGTGAGGTCCGCGAATTTCTCGAACATACCCTGACCGAAGAGGCGCGAGCGCGCTGCATTATGGTGGTTTCAACCTCTGATCGCCCGGCTCTGGAGCGCCTCAAAGCCGCTTACACCGCCACCGCCATTGCCGAATACTTCCGCGACCGCGGCGGCAACGTGCTGCTGATGATGGACTCCCTCACCCGCTTTGCCCGCGCCTCGCGAGAGATTGGCCTTGCGGCGGGGGAACCGTCGGCGGCAGGTGGTTATCCGCCAAGCTTCTTTGCGCGCCTTCCGCGACTGCTCGAACGCGCAGGTCCGGCAGAATTTGGCAGCATTACCGCCATTTATACCGTGCTTGTTGAGGGTGACAATCTGAACGAACCGGTTTCCGATGAGGTGCGTTCAATCCTCGATGGGCACATTGTCCTCTCTCGCAAGCTGGCACAGGCCAACCACTATCCGGCGATTGATATCGCCGCCAGTGTTAGCCGAATCATGGGTCAGGTGACGGAAAAAGACCACCGTGACAACGCGGGTAAACTCCGCCGTCTGATGTCTGCCTGGCAGGAGATCGAACTCTTGGTCCGGGTCGGAGAATATCAGGAAGGACAAGATGAACAGGCCGACGAGGCGATGCAACGCAAAGATGCGATCCGCGAATTTCTCTGCCAATCAGTAACTGAAAAGAATCGCTATGAGGACACGCTGGAACTTTTATGCCAGACACTCAACTGA
- the sctQ gene encoding type III secretion system cytoplasmic ring protein SctQ produces the protein MKIPQLSKETGSLVAKVGSGLQWLNDSGELVISYRQRPASQGLILHATFEGEPLTLLLDEQQWCQWVASMLTVPSFEMTPDEFKELLSIWTLADAGECREESSVKWPHGLRLTPGNASAEYGWHVYIRREQRELGCYLLSGGEKWVSALSEEAFPVSGSDTVTDITLCISLLAGWSRVDSAVLDILGPGDALILQHSWQIADDQFGLFIDRPIATVRQDDEHNTFIIEEIMSDFDDWMDVTPSPSVISSQRDMLANTSVAVTVEVSKLEVSLQALSQLEVGGQLMGATQYDGMVTLMVGGRPIARGTLLQIDTQLAVKIESLC, from the coding sequence ATGAAAATCCCGCAGTTAAGTAAAGAGACCGGCAGTCTGGTGGCCAAAGTGGGCAGCGGGCTGCAATGGCTCAACGACAGTGGCGAACTGGTTATCTCTTATCGCCAGCGACCCGCATCACAAGGGCTTATTCTTCACGCCACGTTCGAGGGTGAGCCTCTCACGTTATTGCTCGACGAACAACAATGGTGTCAATGGGTTGCGTCGATGCTTACCGTTCCCTCGTTCGAAATGACGCCCGATGAGTTCAAAGAGTTGCTGAGCATTTGGACACTGGCAGACGCCGGTGAATGCCGAGAAGAAAGCAGTGTTAAATGGCCTCACGGCCTGCGGCTCACACCGGGTAACGCTAGCGCGGAATACGGCTGGCACGTTTACATCCGCCGTGAGCAGCGCGAGCTAGGCTGTTATCTGCTTTCGGGCGGTGAAAAATGGGTCTCGGCGCTGTCTGAAGAGGCCTTTCCGGTCTCAGGTAGTGACACCGTCACTGATATCACACTTTGTATCTCGCTGCTGGCGGGCTGGAGCAGAGTAGACAGTGCCGTGCTTGATATTTTAGGCCCCGGTGACGCCCTCATCTTGCAGCACAGCTGGCAAATTGCCGATGACCAGTTTGGGCTGTTTATCGACAGACCCATCGCGACAGTCCGCCAGGACGACGAACACAACACTTTTATAATTGAGGAAATAATGAGCGACTTTGATGACTGGATGGATGTCACCCCCTCACCTTCGGTTATCTCTTCACAGAGGGATATGCTGGCCAATACTTCTGTTGCCGTTACGGTTGAGGTAAGCAAACTCGAGGTTTCGCTGCAGGCGCTAAGCCAGCTCGAGGTCGGTGGGCAGCTCATGGGTGCCACGCAATACGACGGAATGGTGACGCTAATGGTTGGCGGAAGGCCGATCGCCAGAGGCACTTTACTGCAGATTGACACTCAGCTGGCCGTCAAAATCGAGAGCCTTTGTTAA
- the sctR gene encoding type III secretion system export apparatus subunit SctR: MSILDQPLQLIVLLFALSIMPLLIVLGTSFLKISIVFSLLRNALGIQQIPPNIALYGLAMILSMFIMAPVGLAIQDNIAVNPIKIESTTFIDQMESEVFAPYKEFLERNTAPHQVHFFSDIGHKIWPEKYQKRIPDNSLLVMIPAFTVSQLIEAFKIGLLLFLPFIAIDLIVSNVLLAMGMMMVSPMTISMPLKLLVFVLMGGWEKLLGQLVLSFS; this comes from the coding sequence ATGTCTATATTAGACCAACCTTTGCAGCTGATTGTTCTACTCTTCGCCCTGTCGATCATGCCTCTGCTCATCGTACTCGGCACCTCATTTCTTAAAATTTCGATTGTTTTTTCCCTGCTGCGAAATGCACTGGGTATTCAGCAAATCCCGCCCAACATTGCGCTGTATGGCTTAGCCATGATCCTCAGCATGTTCATCATGGCGCCGGTCGGTCTGGCTATTCAAGACAACATCGCCGTTAACCCGATAAAAATTGAGTCAACGACGTTTATCGACCAAATGGAATCGGAGGTTTTTGCGCCTTACAAAGAGTTCCTCGAACGCAACACCGCACCGCACCAAGTGCACTTCTTCTCTGATATCGGCCATAAAATCTGGCCAGAAAAATATCAAAAACGCATTCCCGACAACTCCCTGCTGGTGATGATCCCGGCATTTACCGTCAGTCAGCTTATTGAAGCCTTCAAAATTGGCCTGCTGCTGTTCCTGCCGTTTATTGCCATAGACCTGATCGTTTCCAACGTGCTGCTGGCGATGGGGATGATGATGGTCTCACCAATGACTATCTCCATGCCGCTCAAGCTGCTGGTGTTTGTCCTAATGGGAGGCTGGGAGAAATTGCTTGGCCAACTTGTTCTGTCATTTTCGTAA
- the sctS gene encoding type III secretion system export apparatus subunit SctS yields the protein MSEAMITQLATQMMWLILLLSLPVVVVASTVGVMVSLIQALTQVQEQTIQFLVKLVAVSITLAVTYHWMGDILLNYAGLAFDQITQMRE from the coding sequence ATGAGTGAAGCAATGATAACCCAGCTGGCCACGCAGATGATGTGGCTTATCCTGCTGCTGTCTCTGCCCGTCGTGGTAGTGGCCTCAACGGTAGGTGTTATGGTCAGCCTGATACAGGCACTGACCCAGGTGCAGGAACAGACTATTCAGTTTCTGGTGAAGCTGGTTGCGGTCTCCATCACGCTGGCGGTCACTTATCACTGGATGGGCGACATATTGCTCAACTATGCCGGCCTGGCTTTCGATCAAATAACCCAGATGCGTGAATGA
- the sctT gene encoding type III secretion system export apparatus subunit SctT, with amino-acid sequence MPIIGMCMLRPMGVFLLMPLFSSANLGGTLNRNALLLVIALPMLPVYADWQSPTSTMSYVMLAVGELCIGLVIGFCAAIPFWALDMAGFLIDTMRGSSMASVLNPMLGQQSSLFGIFFTQLFSVLFLMSGSFNELISAIYQSYVTLPPGGTLSFGPDGLAFIGCQWHLMYELCLRFSMPAIVVIMLVDMSMGLINRSAQQLNVFFLAMPIKSAFALLMLVISCNFAFGDLRAYSMHFSEVTETMLDIFR; translated from the coding sequence ATGCCAATTATTGGCATGTGCATGCTGCGCCCGATGGGCGTGTTTCTGCTGATGCCATTGTTTAGCAGCGCCAACCTCGGCGGCACGCTCAATCGCAACGCCCTGCTGCTGGTCATAGCCCTGCCGATGCTGCCGGTGTATGCCGACTGGCAGTCACCAACCAGCACGATGAGCTACGTCATGTTGGCCGTTGGCGAGCTGTGTATCGGATTGGTTATTGGCTTCTGTGCCGCTATTCCGTTTTGGGCACTGGACATGGCCGGTTTTTTGATTGATACCATGCGTGGTTCCTCAATGGCCAGCGTTCTGAACCCAATGCTCGGCCAGCAGTCCTCCCTATTTGGCATCTTCTTTACCCAGTTGTTCAGCGTGCTGTTTTTGATGAGCGGAAGTTTTAACGAGCTGATCAGCGCCATTTACCAGTCTTACGTCACCCTGCCGCCCGGCGGAACACTCAGTTTCGGCCCCGACGGCCTGGCCTTCATTGGCTGCCAGTGGCATCTGATGTACGAGCTATGTCTGCGCTTCTCGATGCCCGCCATCGTGGTGATCATGCTGGTGGATATGTCTATGGGGTTAATAAACCGCTCGGCCCAGCAGCTCAACGTCTTCTTCCTCGCGATGCCTATCAAGAGCGCCTTTGCGCTGTTGATGCTGGTTATCAGCTGCAACTTTGCCTTTGGTGACCTTCGCGCTTACAGCATGCATTTTTCCGAAGTCACCGAGACCATGCTGGACATCTTCCGATGA
- a CDS encoding EscU/YscU/HrcU family type III secretion system export apparatus switch protein, which translates to MSEKTEKPTHKKIRDSRKKGQVAKSTEITSGMQLVAVLGYFGTEGKELWRALQELHELAISAVNQPLTFGLGQLTAAFTSLAIRFIGGLGMLLLFITIFTIMAQIGPLLATEALKPSFKKLNVLANLKNMFSAKNLFEFCKSLLKVLLLSLIFFYLLRQNTPSIQFLPLHPVTTGLEVCVRLLFWMLLSLICFYVVIGIADIAFQKYDNNKKMMMSLEDIKQEHKNSEGNQEIKQKRKEVHREIQSGSLASNVAKSTAVVKNPTHVAVCIFYHPETSPLPKVIEMGRDKRALHIIHLAEKAGIPVVENIQVARSLAAGTPVGGYIPAELFEPVAQILRLAMKLDYEDDDDD; encoded by the coding sequence ATGAGCGAAAAAACAGAGAAGCCCACGCACAAAAAGATCCGTGACTCACGCAAGAAAGGCCAGGTTGCCAAGAGTACAGAAATTACCAGCGGTATGCAGCTGGTGGCCGTGCTGGGCTATTTCGGTACCGAGGGAAAAGAGCTTTGGCGGGCGTTACAGGAACTACACGAATTAGCGATCAGCGCAGTCAATCAGCCACTGACCTTTGGGTTAGGCCAGCTTACCGCCGCGTTTACCTCGTTGGCGATACGATTTATCGGCGGTCTGGGCATGCTGCTGCTGTTCATCACTATTTTCACCATCATGGCACAGATTGGGCCGCTGCTGGCGACAGAGGCGCTCAAGCCTTCCTTCAAAAAACTCAACGTTCTCGCCAATTTAAAAAACATGTTTTCGGCAAAGAACCTGTTTGAGTTCTGCAAATCTCTGCTGAAGGTGCTGTTGCTGTCACTTATTTTCTTTTATTTGCTGCGCCAAAACACCCCGTCGATTCAGTTTCTGCCGCTGCATCCAGTCACGACCGGACTGGAGGTCTGTGTTCGCCTGCTGTTTTGGATGCTGCTGTCACTTATCTGTTTTTATGTGGTTATTGGCATCGCCGATATTGCTTTTCAAAAGTATGACAACAATAAAAAAATGATGATGTCTCTTGAGGACATAAAACAAGAGCACAAAAACTCTGAAGGTAATCAGGAGATTAAGCAGAAACGCAAAGAAGTACACCGCGAAATTCAAAGCGGAAGCCTGGCCTCGAACGTGGCCAAGTCTACCGCAGTAGTCAAAAACCCCACCCACGTTGCCGTGTGTATTTTTTACCATCCGGAAACCTCGCCGCTTCCCAAAGTGATTGAAATGGGACGTGACAAACGTGCATTGCATATCATTCATCTTGCTGAAAAAGCAGGTATTCCCGTTGTAGAAAACATTCAAGTTGCACGCAGCCTGGCCGCAGGAACACCGGTGGGTGGCTATATCCCCGCCGAACTGTTTGAACCCGTAGCGCAAATTCTGCGCCTTGCCATGAAACTGGATTATGAAGACGACGACGATGATTAA
- a CDS encoding lytic transglycosylase domain-containing protein, whose protein sequence is MKTTTMIKKRTALLISLACCLLAAGCSNPLSWFDTQPTAKKLSPVVFSATDASATSVAALNNFPSVPNGFSDINNFPVVPLNWTTDQDVKIPETLANEDVPVTQLAQSQSSSPGTAQLTRNTQYHPMIERVSDEVGIDADLLHAMIKVESNYKPQAVSHKGARGLLQVMPATGKRFGYTNLMDPEHNLRAGATYMKWLIGHFDNDLTLALAGYNAGEGAVKKYGRTVPPYKETRHYVKKVMEHYNHLQNSRPDEHEIQLSNVSPTTERVVGKKVEAVRSKKSAKKTDNGDVEITDKLLGLLLSQPKTTANKKHGSSVNEHAVL, encoded by the coding sequence ATGAAGACGACGACGATGATTAAAAAAAGAACTGCCCTGTTGATTTCCCTTGCCTGCTGCTTGCTTGCTGCAGGTTGTAGCAATCCACTCAGTTGGTTTGACACCCAACCGACAGCGAAAAAATTGTCACCGGTGGTGTTTAGCGCCACCGACGCAAGCGCGACGTCGGTGGCGGCGCTGAACAACTTTCCAAGTGTGCCCAACGGTTTCAGTGATATAAACAACTTCCCCGTTGTGCCGTTAAACTGGACCACGGATCAAGATGTCAAGATACCGGAAACGTTAGCGAATGAAGACGTGCCCGTTACCCAGTTGGCTCAGTCTCAGTCTTCATCGCCAGGCACTGCGCAACTGACGCGTAACACCCAGTATCATCCGATGATTGAGCGAGTGTCAGACGAAGTGGGTATTGACGCCGATTTGCTGCATGCGATGATTAAAGTGGAGTCCAACTACAAACCACAGGCGGTCTCTCACAAAGGCGCGCGCGGATTACTGCAGGTGATGCCCGCGACGGGCAAACGATTCGGCTATACCAACCTGATGGATCCCGAGCATAACCTGCGTGCAGGTGCAACCTATATGAAATGGCTGATTGGACATTTTGATAATGATTTAACGCTGGCGTTGGCTGGCTATAATGCGGGAGAAGGCGCAGTTAAAAAGTATGGCCGCACAGTACCTCCTTATAAAGAAACCCGCCATTACGTTAAAAAAGTCATGGAACACTACAATCACCTGCAAAACAGCAGACCTGATGAGCATGAGATTCAGCTGAGCAACGTTAGTCCGACAACTGAAAGGGTCGTCGGCAAAAAGGTTGAAGCCGTGAGGAGTAAAAAGAGCGCCAAAAAGACGGATAACGGCGACGTGGAGATAACCGATAAACTGCTGGGCCTGCTGCTATCACAACCGAAAACGACGGCCAATAAAAAACACGGCAGTTCAGTCAATGAACACGCCGTGCTGTGA